The following proteins are encoded in a genomic region of Cydia fagiglandana chromosome 26, ilCydFagi1.1, whole genome shotgun sequence:
- the LOC134677274 gene encoding putative nuclease HARBI1, with protein MASLEEYLLFNLLNSEEDSEDENNLPAPLARRPQVPAQAVIAAFQQTEQKFKKSYRLTKGLCRDLIEKLKPYIKDAERTSDLNVEIKPFFFLQVLIALNFLATGSYQTPVGQHLSRKVSQSAVSNSISEVVAALNHRDIFGQFVKFPATLAELNQITQQFFNLYGLPGVIGCIDCTHVAIVPPNSDEFDERSYVNRKGVHTINTQLICDANMRVTNVNALFPGSTHDSYIWNQSAVLPLVEGLHNNGHTSYYLIGDSGYALRPWLHVPVTEPAEGTPAYRYNETFKVARATIERCNGLLKGRFRCLKKERGLHYDPEKATKIINACVVLHNICVMNNVALDEDEEEEDYRDLGMELLPPPPPNHPRGRLNQDLLRGQAMQNYIINNYF; from the exons atggccAGTTTAGAGGAATATCTATTATTCAACTTATTAAACAGTGAAGAAGATAGTGAAGATGAGAACAATTTACCCGCGCCATTAGCGAGGCGGCCTCAGGTGCCGGCTCAAGCAGTCATTGCAGCTTTCCAGCAAACTGAACAAAAGTTCAAGAAAAGCTACAGGCTTACAAAGGGGCTGTGTAGAGACCTTATAGAGAAATTGAAACCCTACATAAAGGATGCCGAAAGGACATCTGATTTAAATGTAGAAATAAAG CCTTTCTTCTTTTTGCAGGTACTAATTGCGCTGAATTTTTTAGCCACAGGGTCATACCAAACACCCGTGGGCCAACACTTGTCCAGAAAAGTATCACAATCAGCTGTATCAAATTCCATATCAGAAGTGGTTGCAGCACTCAATCATAGGGATATATTTGGCCAGTTCGTCAAGTTCCCAGCTACGTTAGCAGAGTTGAACCAAATAACCCAGCA ATTTTTCAATCTCTATGGGCTGCCAGGCGTCATAGGATGCATCGACTGTACCCATGTGGCCATTGTTCCCCCCAACAGTGACGAATTTGACGAGAGGTCATATGTAAACAGAAAAGGAGTGCACACTATTAATACACAACTG ATTTGTGATGCTAACATGCGTGTTACAAATGTAAATGCATTGTTTCCGGGGAGTACCCACGACTCATACATCTGGAACCAAAGTGCTGTGCTGCCACTGGTGGAAGGGTTGCACAACAATGGGCACACTAGTTACTACCTCATAG GTGACAGTGGATATGCACTAAGGCCCTGGCTTCATGTACCTGTGACGGAGCCTGCCGAGGGAACCCCGGCATACCGTTACAACGAAACATTTAAAGTTGCTCGAGCAACTATCGAGCGCTGTAACGGACTGCTGAAAGGCAGGTTCCGTTGCTTGAAAAAAGAACGAGGACTACATTACGATCCAGAGAAGGCCACAAAAATTATAAACGCCTGTGTTGTACTGCACAACATCTGTGTCATGAATAATGTGGCACTAGATGAAGACGAAGAGGAAGAAGATTATAGAGACCTTGGGATGGAATTGCTTCCTCCCCCTCCTCCCAATCATCCAAGAGGAAGGCTAAACCAAGACCTTTTGCGTGGTCAGGCCATGCagaattatataattaataattacttttga
- the LOC134677685 gene encoding uncharacterized protein LOC134677685, whose product MSENKHNMSSTQKKGLADIMASRTELRSGKFTSSFTHKKAQKEWEEITTILNAMPGATKTWQQWRKSWQDLLSKTKSKKGAINKDLHRTGGGRPLQALTEVETNIASLIDPRTISGHRDSQESEVTFDFDAHMISHMEAESEEEVTTVVQIVSDDDADAALPKPKEKVKQKKINLRTLMQQKLDLKKQAVEAEINFYREFLDNMRNQTAALEQIALSVRGRERSNLL is encoded by the exons ATGTctgaaaataaacataacatGTCGAGTACCCAAAAAAAAGGCCTAGCCGATATCATGGCTTCGAGAACAGAGCTGAGATCAGGCAAGTTTACCTCCAGCTTCACACACAAAAAAGCACAAAAAGAATGGGAGGAGATAACAACTATATTAAACGCCATGCCAGGTGCTACTAAGACCTGGCAGCAATGGAGGAAG TCATGGCAAGATCTGTTGAGCAAAACCAAATCTAAAAAAGGTGCCATTAACAAGGACCTACACAGAACGGGAGGAGGCCGGCCTCTGCAAGCTCTAACAGAGGTGGAAACGAACATTGCTTCCCTTATCGACCCAAGAACTATTTCGGGCCACCGAGACTCACAAGAGTCAGAAGTCACCTTCGACT ttgatGCACATATGATAAGTCATATGGAGGCAGAGTCAGAGGAAGAGGTGACTACGGTGGTACAAATTG TTTCAGATGATGATGCTGATGCTGCACTGCCCAAACCGAAAGAAAAggtcaaacaaaaaaaaataaacctaagaaCTTTGATGCAACAAAAAttggatttaaaaaaacaggcaGTTGAAGCTGAGATTAATTTTTACAGGGAGTTCCTTGACAATATGAGAAACCAAACTGCTGCACTGGAGCAGATTGCTTTATCTGTAAGAGGAAGAGAGCGAAGCAATCTGCTCTAG
- the LOC134677275 gene encoding oocyte zinc finger protein XlCOF6-like — MDLKQYPISMESSALQGAVNVCVKVQRCEEACTTYEPTSAEVSVKVEPLDDVYVKDESKRECVYIQAEPSYSDVSVKDESAGVSAATGLYSEHAVKDELVLGPVLVERRVRHAPTAFNTDIEVKQSRELVPESTDGHSQRQVQEPGVEELRNTKVGKAKRNKRVVTRPLREMETSADAGSMSPARVKQEAETDRSEMPLIKEEAGFMYEARVKEECEDSTDGCGVSEAAMLAGLYDEHVVKDELVLGPERPHRPTGAPVVRAPTLVSSAVVSGRRRSCSVRLERLLVDAERRTCRVGRRTYKLHATEPAPTPHVTTAISQCHHCGKRFRSKSVLKKHVHTHLPLHNSTVGDYGLERHQMLHGDKKLYEKAYMIIHTGEKPFRCTYCGYESSRKSNLRTHLTTHTDDKPFRCTHCDHKSRTKAHLRTHLITHTGEKPFSCSHCSYKCRSKADLQTHLMTHTDEKPFSCSHCGYKCRSKGNLRSHLMTHTDEKPFSCSHCSYKCRSKADLQRHLMTHTDEKPFSCSHCGYKCRSKGNLRSHLMTHTDEKPFSCSHCSYKCRSKADLQTHLMIHTDEKPFSCSHCGYKCRSKGNLRSHLMTHTDEKPFSCSHCSYKCRSKADLQRHLMTHTDEKPFSCSHCGYKCRSKGNLRSHLMTHTKEKPFRCSHCDQKFRLADLQAHAMTHGREAFQVHTVTTS, encoded by the exons ATGGATTTGAAACAATATCCTATTTCGATGGAGTCTTCAGCGTTACAGGGCGCAGTGAATGTTTGCGTAAAGGTTCAGCGCTGTGAGGAAGCGTGTACAACATATGAGCCCACGTCCGCGGAAGTGTCTGTGAAGGTTGAGCCGCTGGATGATGTGTATGTAAAGGACGAGTCCAAACGCGAATGTGTATACATACAAGCTGAGCCATCGTACTCAGATGTGAGTGTAAAAGACGAGTCGGCCGGCGTGAGCGCGGCGACGGGGCTGTACTCCGAACACGCCGTTAAAGATGAGCTCGTGCTCGGCCCCGTGCTAGTGGAGCGGCGCGTGCGCCACGCACCAACAG CTTTCAACACAGATATTGAAGTCAAGCAGTCACGTGAGCTTGTCCCAGAGAGCACAGATGGACACAGCCAAAGACAAGTTCAGGAACCTGGCGTAGAGGAACTTAGGAACACCAAAGTTGGGAAAGCTAAAAGAAACAAACGAG TTGTGACGCGGCCATTGCGGGAGATGGAGACGAGTGCTGACGCCGGCAGCATGTCGCCGGCGCGCGTGAAGCAGGAGGCAGAGACGGACCGGTCGGAAATGC CCCTTATTAAGGAGGAAGCCGGATTTATGTATGAGGCGCGTGTGAAGGAGGAGTGTGAGGACAGCACAGACGGGTGCGGCGTGAGCGAGGCAGCCATGCTGGCCGGCCTGTACGACGAGCACGTGGTCAAGGACGAGCTCGTGCTGGGGCCGGAGCGCCCGCACCGCCCCACAGGCGCCCCGGTGGTGAGAG CGCCCACTCTTGTCTCCTCTGCTGTGGTGTCGGGTCGGCGCCGCTCGTGCTCGGTCAGGCTGGAGCGCCTGCTGGTGGACGCGGAGCGGCGCACCTGCCGGGTCGGGCGCCGCACATACAAGCTGCACGCCACCGAGCCCGCACCCACACCCCATGTCACCACCGCCATCTCTCAATGTCACCATTGCGGCAAACGGTTCAGGAGCAAGTCGGTTTTGAAGAAGCACGTACACACTCACTTGCCTTTACATAATTCAACCGTAGGGGATTATGGTTTAGAACGACATCAAATGCTACACGGTGACAAAAAACTGTATGAAAAGGCTTACATGATTATACACACAGGCGAAAAGCCTTTCAGGTGTACATACTGTGGCTACGAGAGTAGTAGAAAATCTAATTTACGGACTCACCTGACGACTCATACAGACGATAAGCCTTTCAGGTGTACACACTGTGACCACAAGTCTAGAACAAAAGCACACTTGCGGACTCACCTGATTACTCACACaggcgagaagcctttcagttgtagtcactgtagctacaagtgtagaagtaaagcAGATTTACAGactcacctgatgactcacacagacgagaagcctttcagttgtagtcactgtggctacaagtgtagaagtaaaggcAATTTACGGAGTcatctgatgactcacacagacgagaagcctttcagttgtagtcactgtagctacaagtgtagaagtaaagcAGATTTACAGcgtcacctgatgactcacacagacgagaagcctttcagttgtagtcactgtggctacaagtgtagaagtaaaggaaATTTACGGAGTcatctgatgactcacacagacgagaagcctttcagttgtagtcactgtagctacaagtgtagaagtaaagcAGATTTACAGACTCACCTGATGattcacacagacgagaagcctttcagttgtagtcactgtggctacaagtgtagaagtaaaggaaATTTACGGAGTcatctgatgactcacacagacgagaagcctttcagttgtagtcactgtagctacaagtgtagaagtaaagcAGATTTACAGcgtcacctgatgactcacacagacgagaagcctttcagttgtagtcactgtggctacaagtgtagaagtaaaggaaATTTACGGAGTcatctgatgactcacacaAAAGAGAAGCCTTTCCGTTGTAGCCACTGTGACCAAAAGTTTCGATTAGCAGATTTACAGGCTCATGCGATGACACACGGACGAGAAGCTTTTCAGGTGCACACGGTGACCACAAGTTAA